The window AGATACCGCTCGCCGGTATCGTAGTTGATGCCCAAAACGGTGGCATTGGCCGGCAAACCGGGCAATGTTTTAGCGATTGCCGCCAGTGTGGCACCGCTGCTGATTCCTACCAGCAGGCCTTCCTGTGTGGCGGCACGGCGGGCATAATCGAGTGATTCAGGGACTTCCACTGAAATCGTTCCATCCAGCAGGCTTGTGTCCAGATTAACCGGAATGAAGCCTGCGCCAATACCCTGCAGCGCGTGCGGGCCGGGCTCGCCACCTGCTATGACAGGAGAGGCAGCCGGTTCAACGGCAAGCACTTTCAATTGTGGCCATTGCTTTTTCAGCGTACGGGCAATGCCGGTAATGTGGCCACCGGTGCCGACTGCGGTAATCAGGTAGTCTAGTCCTGCCGGGAAGTCGTCAAGAATTTCTTTGGCTGTGCGCTCGGCATGTACCTGTGGATTGGCTGGATTATCGAACTGCTGCGGAATCCATGAGCCAGGTGTTTGTTCCGCCAACTCGACCGCACGCGCGATCGCGCCTTTCATCCCTTTTTCCTTGGGGGTCAGATCAAAACTGGCACCATAGGCGCTCATCAGGCGGCGGCGTTCTATGCTCATACTTTCAGGCATGACAAGAATAAGCTTATAACCTTTGATTGCGGCAACCATGGCCAGACCAACGCCGGTATTGCCTGATGTTGGCTCAATAATGGTCGCGCCGGGTTTCAGCGCACCGGACTGTTCGGCTGCTTCGATCATGGCAAGGGCAGCGCGGTCTTTCAGGGAGCCACCGGGGTTGAAGCGCTCGGCCTTGATCCAGACTTGCTGCTGGCCGGGGAACATACGGGAAAATCGGATATGAGGTGTTTGGCCAATGGTGTCGAGTACGGATTCTGCTTTCATGTAGTGAGGTAGGTGGTTAAGGGAAAAAACGAATATAGCATACTGCCTGTGCCGGACAATACAAGGTTTGCCCGGGGGCGGAGCCGTTTTTCTGACCGGTTGTTGTGCACGGGTTTATTCTGCCGCAACAGGGCAAGTCTGTTGATTGAGGGTTTGGTTTACCCTGCTATACTGCAAACAGTATTACAAGTAAAAGAATCGTATCGCGAAAAACGCAAGGTGCGAACAAAGGCATATTGCAAGACAGGGTGCTGACAGGCGGGCCGGTTAACAGCAGGCATATGTCGAACGTGCCTGTTGCTGTGTATCACAATTGTTTTAGATGGCTCCTCACGCATTGATGCGCCGGTCGTGAGTACAACAGAAAGGAGCAGAGAAAGTGGCAATGGCATCAGAAATGGAACTGGTAGGACGGCTGGTTATGTCTGCGGTGTTGGGCAGTGTCATCGGGTTTGAACGGGAGCGATTGTCCTGGGCGGCCGGGCTGCGAACGCATATGCTGGTTTGCGTGGGCTCCACACTCATTATGATTGTGTCCATATATGGGTTTTCAGATGCACTGGGAGCGCATGTCACCCTTGATCCATCCCGGGTGGCTGCGCAGGTGGTTTCAGGTATTGGCTTTCTGGGCGCGGGCGCTATTCTTGCGCGCGGGCAGGTTATTCGGGGCCTCACAACGGCGGCCAGTGTCTGGTCGGTTGCCGGTATCGGGCTGGCGGTCGGGGGAGGGTTATATATTCCATCGATTGCAGCGACGATTATTATTTTACTGATTCTTGCCGGCATCAAACCGCTGGAAAAACGCTTTATCGCTTATCAGCAGCGACGCCATGTCACCATCAAAGCCAGGCATGGGCAATTGACCCTGGGCACGTTCAATCACGCGCTGGGCATCAGTGCGAATCGGGTCAAGCAGTTTATTGTGCAGCCAGCAGAAACACCGGAATTCGATAAAGTGTATATTGTCTTTTCCCGG of the Advenella mimigardefordensis DPN7 genome contains:
- the cysK gene encoding cysteine synthase A; this encodes MKAESVLDTIGQTPHIRFSRMFPGQQQVWIKAERFNPGGSLKDRAALAMIEAAEQSGALKPGATIIEPTSGNTGVGLAMVAAIKGYKLILVMPESMSIERRRLMSAYGASFDLTPKEKGMKGAIARAVELAEQTPGSWIPQQFDNPANPQVHAERTAKEILDDFPAGLDYLITAVGTGGHITGIARTLKKQWPQLKVLAVEPAASPVIAGGEPGPHALQGIGAGFIPVNLDTSLLDGTISVEVPESLDYARRAATQEGLLVGISSGATLAAIAKTLPGLPANATVLGINYDTGERYLSVKDFLPE
- a CDS encoding MgtC/SapB family protein, coding for MASEMELVGRLVMSAVLGSVIGFERERLSWAAGLRTHMLVCVGSTLIMIVSIYGFSDALGAHVTLDPSRVAAQVVSGIGFLGAGAILARGQVIRGLTTAASVWSVAGIGLAVGGGLYIPSIAATIIILLILAGIKPLEKRFIAYQQRRHVTIKARHGQLTLGTFNHALGISANRVKQFIVQPAETPEFDKVYIVFSRMSPQEYAMIRKKFNDIPGVEAIAERASDEDIDPYSW